The following coding sequences are from one Polyodon spathula isolate WHYD16114869_AA chromosome 7, ASM1765450v1, whole genome shotgun sequence window:
- the LOC121317822 gene encoding uncharacterized protein LOC121317822 yields the protein MILLTPPSDGPPLPCPRFAAHMKSFPGSLGPPAAHRSKPQSHPCDSLDAQPSQALTARSNNWRSAVFNPKKSAGHLQHLVMFERALYKKPSSPAPSRASHAEDNVDTQDCAQPVTKPVRNCQSLEPREEKEQGELEVPWADTCLQEDDAELEKLDQLRESITPALSSNEESLSDFSRPQTSAFSRSTSLHSGGTTQQSGISDLGRASSTPLSQLRTSSIFLSALASSDSELDTVTPTSTGSEKDTLNKTPLLGSSDHGTNISSNTENLNLSKIGCHSNPTGPLQEQISTGKHSQSERTPSFVEIWHDRVLNHWPVLPPISPERG from the exons ATGATCCTG CTAACCCCGCCCTCGGATGGACCTCCTTTGCCTTGCCCTCGCTTTGCTGCCCACATGAAGTCGTTTCCTGGGTCCCTGGGACCCCCCGCAGCTCACAGATCTAAGCCACAATCACATCCATGTGACTCACTGGATGCGCAGCCAAGCCAGGCTCTTACTGCACGAAGTAACAATTGGAGGAGTGCAG TGTTCAATCCCAAGAAAAGTGCTGGTCATCTCCAGCACCTAGTTATGTTTGAACGAGCCTTGTATAAAAAGCCTAGTTCTCCTGCACCTAGCAGAGCCTCTCATGCAGAAGACAATGTTGACACTCAGGATTGTGCCCAACCTGTGACCAAGCCAGTCAGAAACTGCCAGAGCCTGGAGCCTAGAGAAGAGAAGGAACAAGGAGAACTTGAGGTCCCCTGGGCAGACACATGCCTGCAAGAGGATGATGCAGAGCTAGAAAAATTGGACCAGCTCAGGGAGAGCATTACACCTGCCCTGTCGAGCAATGAAGAGTCACTTTCTGATTTCAGCAGGCCGCAAACTAGTGCCTTCAGTCGGAGTACCAGCCTCCACAGTGGAGGGACCACCCAACAGTCTG GTATCAGTGACCTTGGACGGGCCAGCAGCACCCCACTCTCCCAGCTGCGCACCTCCTCCATCTTCCTGTCAGCTCTTGCTTCCTCAGACTCTGAACTGGACACAGTGACTCCCACCAGCACAGGTTCTGAGAAAGACACCTTGAACAAAACCCCTCTGTTAGGATCGAGTGACCATGGAACCAATATCAGCAGCAACACTGAGAACCTCAATCTGAGTAAGATTGGTtgccacagcaatcctactggcCCACTCCAAGAACAAATCTCAACAGGCAAACACTCACAGTCAGAGAGGACACCCTCCTTTGTGGAAATTTGGCATGACAGAGTCCTCAACCACTGGCCTGTTCTTCCACCCATCTCACCGGAAAGAGGttaa